One region of bacterium genomic DNA includes:
- a CDS encoding 3'-5' exonuclease — NADDKTLVTFLQNVSLVSDIDTYDDASDMVTMMTVHTVKGLEYPVVFMVGMEEGLFPHQRAMTSDTELEEERRLCYVGMTRSKEELHLTHAYRRTLYGYPTIARRSRFLDHLPKDSYLPIGSSAPPAAASRVVERDWRGTEPFKDPHHWEEPAIQVNGWDSGPVMPFAVSEKVKHAKFGIGVVVACQKTGQDFQITVAFPGVIGIKKLLQSIAKLEALG, encoded by the coding sequence AAACGCCGACGATAAAACACTGGTCACTTTCCTGCAGAACGTGTCGTTGGTATCTGACATCGATACCTATGACGACGCTTCTGATATGGTCACCATGATGACCGTGCATACGGTGAAAGGGCTGGAATATCCTGTGGTATTCATGGTGGGCATGGAGGAAGGTTTGTTCCCCCATCAACGCGCGATGACCTCGGATACGGAGCTTGAAGAAGAGCGCCGCCTCTGCTACGTAGGCATGACCCGCTCCAAAGAAGAATTGCACCTAACCCATGCCTATCGGCGAACCCTCTATGGTTACCCAACCATCGCCCGCCGTTCGAGATTTCTCGATCACCTTCCGAAAGATAGCTATTTACCCATCGGCAGCAGCGCCCCCCCCGCTGCCGCCAGCCGTGTGGTTGAAAGAGATTGGCGAGGGACTGAACCATTCAAAGATCCGCATCACTGGGAAGAACCCGCCATCCAAGTCAACGGCTGGGATAGCGGCCCAGTCATGCCATTTGCCGTCAGCGAAAAGGTCAAACACGCCAAATTCGGTATCGGCGTAGTCGTAGCCTGTCAAAAAACAGGCCAGGACTTCCAGATAACCGTCGCTTTCCCCGGCGTAATCGGCATCAAAAAACTCCTCCAAAGCATCGCCAAACTTGAGGCATTGGGATAA
- a CDS encoding DUF134 domain-containing protein gives MARPCFRRQIGNGPTVTQFNPSGSADNSEDFVTLSLDEFEAIRLADLQGQYHEQAGEEMGISRATFGRILENARKKLAQVLVEGRPLRIEGGVVEVSETRQFHCAACKHNWELPFGTGRPAECPQCQSQNFHRADRGKGCGRGNCMGRGRGFRQGQSAIAIKD, from the coding sequence ATGGCAAGACCATGTTTTCGAAGACAAATAGGAAATGGGCCTACCGTGACCCAGTTTAATCCAAGCGGATCAGCCGACAATTCAGAAGACTTTGTTACTCTTAGCCTCGATGAGTTCGAAGCGATTCGCCTCGCAGACCTGCAAGGGCAATACCACGAGCAGGCCGGCGAAGAAATGGGTATCTCCCGCGCCACCTTTGGCCGCATCTTGGAAAATGCTCGAAAGAAGCTTGCTCAGGTGTTGGTCGAAGGAAGGCCACTTCGCATCGAAGGAGGTGTAGTAGAAGTGAGTGAAACTAGACAGTTCCATTGTGCGGCCTGCAAACATAACTGGGAACTCCCATTTGGAACAGGACGCCCCGCAGAATGCCCGCAGTGCCAGAGCCAAAACTTCCATCGAGCTGATCGAGGGAAAGGCTGCGGACGAGGTAATTGCATGGGTCGTGGCCGCGGATTTCGCCAGGGTCAATCGGCCATAGCGATTAAAGACTGA